The nucleotide window AGACCGGATCAGCATCCTATTCCAGTATAAGTCACAAAGTAGTGCTCGAGTCCATTCGAGTCAGTGCCTCTCTGCCTCTGAACTAGTCTCAGTCACTGACCGGCACGGACTTTGGCagttgaaaaaaaaaaagggggcgAGAAAGCAAGCCAATCGTACAGGCTCATAGGCGGGAGCTATGGTGCTAGCTTAGGCAATAGTCTATGTTTAGTCTCTGTCTCGCTTGCTCAAGGGCTCGTATCTATGGTCATGTTTGATTGCACCAATGGCTTGATTGCTGGGCAAATACCTGTTTGCCCTGTCAAGTACTCGAACAATTAGGCAATAATTGACAATAATAATGTTATAATACTGGTATGAACAGGGGTCCTGGGTGGTTTGCATGCACGTTGCAAGCTTGGGCTGCCATGCACTTCACTCCACTGCatagtacttacttagtctactctctcctctttctcgccCCTTGGCCTGTGCGCTCAACGTGCATTTTCATTCATATATAATCTATCATATGATAGTCTGGGGAACTACTTGGGAGCAATAAAtaaactagctagctagctaacatGTATGACGCACACACTACTCCCTAACTACACAGTAATACTTCATACTTCTTACTGTACTCCTACGCCTACTCCTCCTGCCCTtccatctccctccatccctcaAACACTCCACCAGGGGtgtccctccacccccaagcAACACAATAATGTCTCGCCAGTAACCtccactcctccatctcatccaacatctccaaccctGCCACCCGCTCCTTTTCCCGCTCATTCACCCACCTATCCCAGATGAAGTCCACATCCGCCGCCGCCTGTCCCCTGTCCAGTCCCAGCTCCCGTAACCTCCGTCGCTGCGCCTCTAGCGACGCATACTCTTGCAATGTCTGCAGCTGAATCCCCCTCGTGGCCAAATTTGCCACCATTGTGCGCCCGAATGCATCGTCGGGCCGGATAGGCTCATACAGAACCAACCCTACCGGCGTGGTCGCCGGGAAAATGGTTTCTGTGAAGTGGCGGACTACCGAGCTGGCTTCGCCGGGGGTGAGGTATACGAGACAACACTCGGacaggaggagggtggggagagtAGGATCGAGGCCTGGGAGGACGGGTGAGGTGGGTAGGCTGCGGAGATcgagggggtgaaggtggtagGAGGGCGAGTGGAGGGCGTCGTTGGTTGGAGAGATTTCGACGTCgccgctgctactgctgAGGACGCGTTGGATGAGAGGTGCGGCGCGAATGAGTTTGATTTTGGCGGAAGTGTTGACAGAAAAGTCGATCTCGTGGTAGACTAGATTCGATGCGTCGTAGgtaggggaggagaggagacgaAAGATGCGCGTGTCGGTGCCGGCGCCCAGGGAGATGATCTGTTTCTTGGGGTAAGAGGGATGGGCGCTCAGAAAGCGGGTGACGAGGTggtcgatggtggtggtgcgaaCGTAGGTACCTATGATGGTTAGAAATTAAAAGTTTGGAGTCTATGGACGATAAAGTAcctctgttgatgatgggaagTCGGCGAACTTCCATGCCCGGAGGCGTTAATGCAGGTGcgaagacatcatcaagataGCCCAGATTCACGGCGCTGAGGCGGGAGACGCTGGCGTCATTGTCGGTGCCCTGCACCACACGATCTTTGGCGCCATGAGACCCGTGGCCTGCATCACCGGGCTGGCCACCTCCACGACTTCGAAATCGGCcgcgaccaccaccgcggCGCAGAGTGTTCAGGTTGGGGATGTGCGAGGCGGAcattgacgaggaggagatggagaagctcaagtTGGAGCTCCGCGGCGGAAAGTTGGTTGTGCCCCGCGGTGCCGCCCCCACAGTTTTCTACTTCCTACTCCATACAACATTGTACGGTGATCACCTCTGGAGCTTCGTTTCCACCATGAAACATCTTTCTAACATATAATGCTGTATGTATAAATTGACTGGCTTGCTATTAGCATCAGTCGGATCTTAGCAAAAAACTGCGTAATCTATCGACGGAGATGGCAGGTGTGGCagtgtcatcatcatggatggATCCGAATATCCGAAAACTGCTCTCTACCAACGTTTCTCACATTCAGACTCTATGGCTTTGCCTGGATCCACCTACCATAatggtattattatatcatgTATACTTCATTAAGATCATTTCTTTCTGTGTATGGACTTATGATTTGGTGACTGCCTTCACCACGAGGTATTCTCCATCTGTACTATATATTACACTCATTGAAACTAATCACTCCATCAGATTGAGGGAAAAGACTTCCGATCCTGAGCCTTCAAACACCACTACTAGTCGAAGATTACCAGATAATCGGAACCATGAAGATTGTTCCCATTGTCTTCCTTGCCATCTCGACAGGGGCCTTTGTTCTGCCCCAGAATATGTTCCAGCCATTCCAGCCTTCATTCGATAGTATCAATAACGAGATCGACCAACCCACTACTACAACTCTACCAATCACCTACCGCAAATGCTACAAGCTAACACACATCGACCGCGGCGAGATCAAACGTTTCATCCCTCACGGCGGTCACGGCGGTCACGGCGGATTCTTCTGGGAACCACTCTTATTCGACGAAGACACCCCTCCAAGAACATTCCAAGTATGCGGAGACTACAAATCCGGTTGCCCATCCCCCGAGGGCAACGTAACCGATGGCGGGTCTTTCTATCTCAACTGGCTTTCCAAAGAATGGGGACCACTTGTGCTTAAGGCGAATCGAGATAAGTCTTGGTATCTCTGGCCTAACGAGAACAGCGAAAATAAAGATCCGCTGGTCCCGTTCAAGTTCCAGGCTGTAAAGGATGACGGTGACAAGAAGGGGTTTCTGCGTATTCGCGGTAACAATACGCATGGGTTCAATGGGCTTGCTATTGTTAAGGAATACAATCGGAATGCCCTTTGGAATACGAAGGGGGATGGGTTCATGAAGTTTAGGTTTGATGAGGTTGAATGTAAGGGTGATGAGACTCAGCATTTGGATGGTGAGGAGCATGGGGAGTTGtaattttactatttttttttttttttttttgccggTCAAGGACATGGATCCCACATGTACTAATAGTCATCGAATAATATGGCATCATTGTAAGACTCCTACTATGTTATCTATGTACACCTCTACCACTTCCACACTCTCATACATAAACAAAATTGTTCCGGCACAGCGGGCACGTGCTCTGGTTGCTGCTCTTGAACCACCGGAACAGACACACCGAGTGGAAAGTGTTCTTGCACGTGGCGCACCGCTTGTTCGGTGTCTGCATGTCCGTCGAGATGACCGAGTAGCAGATCGCGCACTCGCTCTGCCCCTTGAGCGCTCCCTGCACGTTCTTCCGGAACGCCAGCAGTCCATCCACCAGGTTGCCGTTGGCAAACATGATCACGCCTTGGATGGTCAGCAACCAGCTGCGccacttcttctcgtccacgAGCACACGGCTTCGACTCACAACCAACGCTGGTTGCAGTGGGTAAGCCGGAGGAAGGGACAAAGACAATGCCACTGGTGGCgactcttcatccaccggGATGCTGGCAATGATCTCCGCCGTCTTGGGCGAGATCTTCACGTTCAGCGCCCGCTCTTCGTTCGGATCCTGGGTAGCTGTCCATTCAGTGACTCCCCGCAGCGAGTCCTCGATAACCAAAGGTGAGATCTAATGCAATGTTAGTTTACATTAGGGTCTGCCAGATATTCAGGCAGCTTACGAATTTCTCGGTCCAGGATTCCACCGGCCCCTTGATGCGCTTCTTCGTATCGAGCCACCAGCTCTTGGTCATGTTGGCCAGATGCCTCAAGCACAAGAAATACAAGTGCACAAGAAGCCActggatctccttctcagcgcTCTCGGACTGATCGAGCTCAAAGGAGCGGATGTCAAACTTAGATGCATCCACCATCTTTCCGTCCGATCGCTGGAGGAAATCGAACATGAACTCCAAAAGTGGGCTGAGACTTTCGTTGTCCTTGATACTAGCCACGTAGTTCTCTTGGACAGTGAGAGACTGTGACGGTCAGCAAACCATCTTCCTATAGCAAGACACCAATACATACCGCGTTAACGAAGTGATCGAAAACCACCTTCCAGCTTAGCAGATACGACCGTAGTTCGGCCCACATCCTGTCGTCGCCATAGGCGGCGTTAACCCCTTCCATAGTCGGTGCTTCGAGCAGCAAAGACATGAGCTCGTCAGGCAGTCCGACAGTCGTCTTCGACAGCGCCACGTCAAATGACACTTGTTCTTGCACGCTGGGGATGTACCGATGGAGGACTGTGTAAGCTGCGCGTTGCACCGCAGGGCTCTGCGCTGTGATAAGAGGGAAGAACTTGCTCGCGTCCTCCAGGTGATCAACTGGGATAACGTTGAGGAAGCGACACAACAGATCAACAGCCACATCTCGGGGTTGGTGGAAGGTGGTGGACGAATCTGCCCAGTCAGCATATACCTGATAACCGTGTATCCAACACTTACCGAATTTCTGGAGCGTTGATGCCAAGCTATTGAAGAGTGCATTCTTCCGATCAGACCACGCATCCTTCACATCATCGTTACTCTCCTCGTCGCCTGCGATTGACTGAAGACGAGAAAAGAGTCTGAATGACGATAGCAGAGTAGGGATGGCTTCGTCGCTACCACCAGTCTCTTGCCATGTGGTAATAAGGATATCCATACATTCCTCCCAGTGGGAGCCGTAGATTTCCTGTAGGTTAGGAAGCATCACTACCAGGACTTGGAAAATCTCGGCCTTGATGCTCAGAGATGTGCCCTCAGACTGAAGGCATTGAATGAGATGTTTGATAAGGAACACCAAACGCTGTGTGGGAATGGAGGCcgcaacctcttcttctccagataACAGGAGATTCAAAAGGACCAGCTTGCGAAGACCTAGTCTATATTAGCAGATTAGATTGAGTGGGTAAAGGGGCCTCGACATACCATCTTTGCTCTCATCGGTGGGCTTCAACCCCGTGGAGTCCGCCACAAACTCGTTACACAGTCGTGTGCCGGCAGGGTTGGAGAGTATGGCACTTCGTAGCACGGTCACCCAAGAGGCCGACCGAATGGCGTTCGCCTTTCGCATCTCCCTGCAAAGTTGTGTGACCTCCTCTGATGACCGACTCTTGTTTGACGAATCCACAGCTTCCATAATCTTCACAAACGCCAGCCCAATTTGGTAGTCTAACGGAGAAAGGGagtccagcttctccaccTGGCTTGTCCAGAATGTAGAAAGCAAAGAACCAACTGACAGTCCTTTACCGGCATTCAGTTTTTGCGACTGAGCCCAGCCATTCACGGCTTTTCGACCATCGCTGACTACTTCCATGTACTCCTCACGCTGCTCGGGGTGTGTGATGCCGGTTATTCCATTGCAGTTTTGGATGCtcaagtcatcatcaataagCTGCACTGTTAGGGGTACATTGTAAAACAGTGTCTCAAGCTCCTCGATCCCCAGATGTTCAACAATATcgaatgaagaaagaatctTGATGGTGTAAAATGCCAACCGGAACGCCGACGAGCAATTGTTGGAGTCGCGCGGAATACGCGCGTAGCGTTCCCGAAATGCGTCTGACACACTGCGATTAACGAGATGCACGGTACCGGCGAGCGGGCTGGTGACGGCAGCCGATAGCCGTGGAGGGAGCTCGAGAAAAGGTCCAAGGGAATTCTCCCAAGATTGACGAGACGGCAGTATGTCCTTCGCTACTCTTCCAATGTCAGCGGAAGGGACATTCTGTAGCAGCTCTTCCGCGATGCTCAACATGGACTCGATGCTAGTACCGttagcttcttttctctcctctcgGTGGGTCGCGACTTACGAAAGTGACATTTGATTCACATTGTCGAACTGGTGCTGCAGGATCTCAAAGCTCGATTTGGCGCTTGTCTCACTGACGACGGAATTTTTCACAGTCTTGGACAGCGACTCCGCGAGACTAGctacttcttcatccgacGATTCGGTGAGGAACAACAGCTTAGCAGACAACTTTGAGCCGTGGCCTCCGCTCTGGAAGTTTCTGACAGCAGTGGGGACCGAGCTGGAGATGCGAGAAAGTCCATGTAGCGTGTCAAATACCTTGCTCTCTTCAGAGAGGGCATCCACAATAGGCAGGAAAATTGAGTCCGTCAATTGCCCATGAGAAGTATGGTTCTGTAGCACGGCAACAACAATGGACCAGTGAAGGTCGCTGCCCTTGCAAGCTTGTTCTAGGGCCCGCATGACCAAAGAAACCAGTCCACTCTTGTCGCCTAGCTCCTGGAAATCAAGAGTGGAAAGAAGCTTCTGAACAGCATGTACATTTGAGGACTCAGGATCCGACTGTGCCACACGCTCGACGACCTTCTCGAAGCTAGGTCCGAATCCTTTCCAAGATCGGCAAGACATGATAATGGATACCAATCGATCAGCGGATGGAGATGCCAAGAGCTCAGGCGCATCCTCTTGAACAAAATTCAACAACGACTGCGAGCCTTGCGCGATTTGCGGGACTTTGCGTACTATTTCTTCTACAACCGCAGCCGCTCCATAAGGCTTACCATTCCTGGAGCGCAACACCTCCAGGCAGTTATCGAGTAATTTTAGGCCTGTATTCTTGAATACATCCAAAATGCTTGTCTCATGGGCAGTGCCATGCAAACGCGAAAGCAACAAGGCTTCCGAGGAGAACAGACGCTCAGCCTCCACACATACTGCGTCCTGTGAGGACTTGAAGTCCTTGGACTGCTCCGGTGATGACAGCTTTACAGCCTCGAGTAGGCCATCGGCCAACTTTGTCCACAGCTGCTCGACCACCGCTTTGTAGCCTTTCGCTGTCACTGCGACGAGGCAATCCGTGCAGATAGATTCCGCCGACGAAGGGGGAAGAGTCCATTGAAGACGATCTTGTTCAGGCTCGACATATTGCAATATCAACGGAGCAAGCCTGTCCTGCAAGAATTTCTCCCTATCCTCCTCAGAAAGCCGGTGGGCAAGCCACATCGACGTGTCAATGTAGGCCTTCCAACCAACCGCACGATTCAGTCGAGGCTCATCCCTAGAAGTGAGTCCTTCCTGGAACGACTCCGTTAGTGCAACCGCACTAGACAGACCAAGAGAATCGGATGTAGATTGCGAGTCAATCTTGGCCAATGTTTCGAATGGAATCGTCTGAAGTAATTGGCAAAGATTTGGCCAGAAGGAGCTTGTGCCGCTTTGTGAACCTTTTTGTATGTATTGAAGAAGTCTCTTGGAAGGAGATGACTTCCCAGAATAGTCCTCTGTCCATAGTTGCGGTCTTGCAGCCGTTACTCGCAAAATTGTTTCGGAAAGCTCCGATGCGGAACCAAGTTGGGGACTGTGCAAAGCCTTGCCAATCAAGGCAGCACTGATAAGCTTCCAATCAAGCTCCTCAGGCTCTTTAGACACAGCAGATCGAGTAAGGATGTAGAGCGATTTGCGCACAAAAGGGTCGTCGTGATAAGAAAGCGCCCATAGAGATTTGCTGCATAAGAGAGTTTCGATGGTCGGCAGATCCTTCTGCAGATCTTCATGGGTCGAGTGTCCTGCATATGCTTTAGTTAAAGGATGTTAGGAACAATACGGATCTCCGCTTACCTAGAACTCTGTTGAACAACAGAAGCGCAGTACCAGCTACACGCGCATACTTTGCTTCTGCATCGTCAGGCTTGACCGTTCGCTCATCGCTCAATGTCAGAGCAgtctgctgcaggatgacaTCATCCACAAATTCTAGGATAGCGCTCTGGTAAACCTTCCACACGCCGCTTCTCTTCTCGTCAGTCGAGAAGACGCGGGTGAAAGACTCCAAAGCAGACTGGTGGACAGGTCTATCATTATCATAGATTCCTGCCAGCCAC belongs to Aspergillus luchuensis IFO 4308 DNA, chromosome 3, nearly complete sequence and includes:
- the ppm1 gene encoding protein C-terminal leucine carboxyl O-methyltransferase ppm1 (COG:O;~EggNog:ENOG410PKRD;~InterPro:IPR007213,IPR029063,IPR016651;~PFAM:PF04072;~go_function: GO:0008168 - methyltransferase activity [Evidence IEA];~go_process: GO:0032259 - methylation [Evidence IEA]), whose translation is MSASHIPNLNTLRRGGGRGRFRSRGGGQPGDAGHGSHGAKDRVVQGTDNDASVSRLSAVNLGYLDDVFAPALTPPGMEVRRLPIINRGTYVRTTTIDHLVTRFLSAHPSYPKKQIISLGAGTDTRIFRLLSSPTYDASNLVYHEIDFSVNTSAKIKLIRAAPLIQRVLSSSSGDVEISPTNDALHSPSYHLHPLDLRSLPTSPVLPGLDPTLPTLLLSECCLVYLTPGEASSVVRHFTETIFPATTPVGLVLYEPIRPDDAFGRTMVANLATRGIQLQTLQEYASLEAQRRRLRELGLDRGQAAADVDFIWDRWVNEREKERVAGLEMLDEMEEWRLLARHYCVAWGWRDTPGGVFEGWREMEGQEE
- a CDS encoding uncharacterized protein (SECRETED:SignalP(1-19)); translation: MKIVPIVFLAISTGAFVLPQNMFQPFQPSFDSINNEIDQPTTTTLPITYRKCYKLTHIDRGEIKRFIPHGGHGGHGGFFWEPLLFDEDTPPRTFQVCGDYKSGCPSPEGNVTDGGSFYLNWLSKEWGPLVLKANRDKSWYLWPNENSENKDPLVPFKFQAVKDDGDKKGFLRIRGNNTHGFNGLAIVKEYNRNALWNTKGDGFMKFRFDEVECKGDETQHLDGEEHGEL
- a CDS encoding ubiquitin-protein ligase RKR1 (COG:O;~EggNog:ENOG410PGEB;~InterPro:IPR016024,IPR001841,IPR011016,IPR039804, IPR039795,IPR013083;~PFAM:PF11793,PF13639;~go_component: GO:1990112 - RQC complex [Evidence IEA];~go_function: GO:0008270 - zinc ion binding [Evidence IEA];~go_function: GO:0061630 - ubiquitin protein ligase activity [Evidence IEA];~go_process: GO:1990116 - ribosome-associated ubiquitin-dependent protein catabolic process [Evidence IEA]); the encoded protein is MSKKFKSQASSSRAAAGTFGGFGGFSGAFSGQGKEPSSLTYVAEPPDLSRISEAQLAIAFKNFLKKDEVTRTRALDDLRDHVSSVESRSGTLDDGFLEAWIKIYPRASIDLSRRVRQTAHFTQGSIASLVGKRIARFLPKVIGAWLAGIYDNDRPVHQSALESFTRVFSTDEKRSGVWKVYQSAILEFVDDVILQQTALTLSDERTVKPDDAEAKYARVAGTALLLFNRVLGHSTHEDLQKDLPTIETLLCSKSLWALSYHDDPFVRKSLYILTRSAVSKEPEELDWKLISAALIGKALHSPQLGSASELSETILRVTAARPQLWTEDYSGKSSPSKRLLQYIQKGSQSGTSSFWPNLCQLLQTIPFETLAKIDSQSTSDSLGLSSAVALTESFQEGLTSRDEPRLNRAVGWKAYIDTSMWLAHRLSEEDREKFLQDRLAPLILQYVEPEQDRLQWTLPPSSAESICTDCLVAVTAKGYKAVVEQLWTKLADGLLEAVKLSSPEQSKDFKSSQDAVCVEAERLFSSEALLLSRLHGTAHETSILDVFKNTGLKLLDNCLEVLRSRNGKPYGAAAVVEEIVRKVPQIAQGSQSLLNFVQEDAPELLASPSADRLVSIIMSCRSWKGFGPSFEKVVERVAQSDPESSNVHAVQKLLSTLDFQELGDKSGLVSLVMRALEQACKGSDLHWSIVVAVLQNHTSHGQLTDSIFLPIVDALSEESKVFDTLHGLSRISSSVPTAVRNFQSGGHGSKLSAKLLFLTESSDEEVASLAESLSKTVKNSVVSETSAKSSFEILQHQFDNVNQMSLSIESMLSIAEELLQNVPSADIGRVAKDILPSRQSWENSLGPFLELPPRLSAAVTSPLAGTVHLVNRSVSDAFRERYARIPRDSNNCSSAFRLAFYTIKILSSFDIVEHLGIEELETLFYNVPLTVQLIDDDLSIQNCNGITGITHPEQREEYMEVVSDGRKAVNGWAQSQKLNAGKGLSVGSLLSTFWTSQVEKLDSLSPLDYQIGLAFVKIMEAVDSSNKSRSSEEVTQLCREMRKANAIRSASWVTVLRSAILSNPAGTRLCNEFVADSTGLKPTDESKDGLRKLVLLNLLLSGEEEVAASIPTQRLVFLIKHLIQCLQSEGTSLSIKAEIFQVLVVMLPNLQEIYGSHWEECMDILITTWQETGGSDEAIPTLLSSFRLFSRLQSIAGDEESNDDVKDAWSDRKNALFNSLASTLQKFGKCWIHGYQVYADWADSSTTFHQPRDVAVDLLCRFLNVIPVDHLEDASKFFPLITAQSPAVQRAAYTVLHRYIPSVQEQVSFDVALSKTTVGLPDELMSLLLEAPTMEGVNAAYGDDRMWAELRSYLLSWKVVFDHFVNASLTVQENYVASIKDNESLSPLLEFMFDFLQRSDGKMVDASKFDIRSFELDQSESAEKEIQWLLVHLYFLCLRHLANMTKSWWLDTKKRIKGPVESWTEKFISPLVIEDSLRGVTEWTATQDPNEERALNVKISPKTAEIIASIPVDEESPPVALSLSLPPAYPLQPALVVSRSRVLVDEKKWRSWLLTIQGVIMFANGNLVDGLLAFRKNVQGALKGQSECAICYSVISTDMQTPNKRCATCKNTFHSVCLFRWFKSSNQSTCPLCRNNFVYV